The following coding sequences lie in one Hydrogenophaga sp. PBL-H3 genomic window:
- a CDS encoding Crp/Fnr family transcriptional regulator: MPTPASTPAPHAEWPDQAPAATMPCTECPLRPLALFVEHAPQELELVQSLKRRAVRLEANESLIQEGQTDAPLYTLLQGWAFRYKTLSDGRRQILSFLLAGDFIGVQQKMGDAAAHGVDTLTSASFCVFQRDALWEIHRRSPTMGFNVTWLTAHEESLVDDTLLSVGRRSAEERIASTLILLFKRAAALQEDKGVGGVVWPLTQQHIADALGLSLVHTNKTLRKLEKRGLHQIKDGRLFLRDVKALARLADLYGDGHPPQRPLV; the protein is encoded by the coding sequence ATGCCCACACCCGCTTCCACCCCCGCCCCCCACGCCGAATGGCCGGACCAGGCGCCCGCTGCGACCATGCCCTGCACCGAATGCCCGCTGCGCCCCCTGGCGCTGTTCGTCGAACACGCGCCGCAAGAGCTGGAGCTGGTGCAGTCGCTCAAGCGCCGCGCGGTACGCCTTGAAGCCAACGAATCGCTGATCCAGGAGGGACAGACCGACGCGCCGCTGTACACCTTGCTGCAGGGCTGGGCCTTCCGTTACAAAACCCTGAGCGACGGACGGCGCCAGATCCTGAGTTTCCTGCTCGCAGGTGATTTCATCGGTGTGCAACAGAAGATGGGCGACGCGGCGGCCCACGGCGTGGACACGCTCACGTCCGCAAGCTTCTGCGTGTTCCAGCGCGACGCGCTCTGGGAGATCCATCGCCGTTCACCCACCATGGGCTTCAATGTGACCTGGCTCACCGCGCACGAGGAGTCGCTGGTGGACGACACGCTCCTGTCGGTGGGGCGGCGCAGTGCCGAAGAGCGCATCGCCAGCACGCTGATCCTTCTGTTCAAGCGCGCGGCCGCGCTGCAGGAGGACAAGGGGGTCGGTGGCGTGGTGTGGCCGCTCACGCAGCAGCACATTGCCGACGCGCTGGGTCTGTCGTTGGTGCACACCAACAAGACACTGCGCAAACTGGAGAAGCGCGGCCTTCACCAGATCAAGGACGGCCGCCTGTTTCTGCGGGACGTGAAGGCGCTTGCGCGCCTGGCCGATCTCTATGGTGACGGGCATCCGCCGCAGCGGCCACTGGTCTGA
- a CDS encoding phytoene/squalene synthase family protein: MHANTFHAETQAPRAAVDLDACVALMRTGSKTFFAASRLLPLRVRASSIALYAFCRVADDMVDSGEMAVDAAMRVLSERLDRVYAGDPQDFVEDRALSVVVQRHQLPRPLLDALLDGFAWDAQGRRYDTLEQVHDYGARVAGSVGAMMCWIMGVRSPQALARACELGVAMQLTNIARDVGEDARNGRLYLPRQWMAQAGIDADAWLRQPVGSPALQGVVARLLDEADHLYRQASVGIAQLPRDCRSAILAARLIYAEIGQQLRREGLDPCARRAIVPTSRKLVLLACASVQSGWVGRSAAAVPPLAAIAYLVEQCNTLEDTAFSSGICTRPFNQRMAWMLEMFERVEARRQEERDLRHTADEAMQGQRFSH, from the coding sequence ATGCACGCAAACACGTTTCACGCTGAGACGCAGGCGCCGCGCGCGGCGGTCGATCTTGACGCCTGCGTGGCGCTCATGCGCACCGGCTCCAAGACCTTCTTTGCCGCCAGCCGCCTGCTCCCGCTGCGCGTGCGCGCTTCGTCGATCGCGCTCTACGCCTTCTGCCGGGTGGCCGACGACATGGTGGACTCGGGCGAGATGGCTGTCGACGCTGCCATGCGGGTGCTCTCCGAGCGCCTGGACCGCGTTTACGCCGGTGATCCACAGGACTTCGTCGAAGACCGCGCCCTGTCGGTGGTGGTGCAGCGCCACCAACTGCCCCGGCCCTTGCTCGACGCCTTGCTCGACGGCTTTGCCTGGGACGCGCAAGGCCGGCGCTACGACACGCTGGAGCAGGTGCATGACTACGGCGCGCGCGTGGCCGGCAGCGTGGGCGCCATGATGTGCTGGATCATGGGCGTGCGCAGCCCGCAGGCGCTGGCGCGGGCGTGCGAACTCGGCGTGGCCATGCAGCTCACCAACATCGCGCGCGACGTGGGCGAAGACGCACGCAACGGCCGCCTGTACCTGCCGCGCCAGTGGATGGCGCAGGCCGGGATCGATGCCGATGCCTGGCTGCGGCAGCCCGTGGGCAGCCCAGCCTTGCAGGGTGTCGTGGCGCGCCTGCTCGATGAAGCCGATCACTTGTACCGGCAGGCCTCCGTCGGCATTGCGCAGTTGCCGCGCGACTGCCGCTCGGCGATCCTGGCCGCCCGCCTCATCTACGCCGAGATCGGTCAACAACTGCGCCGCGAGGGCCTGGACCCCTGCGCCCGCCGCGCCATCGTGCCGACCTCGCGCAAGCTGGTGCTGCTGGCGTGTGCCTCGGTGCAGTCGGGCTGGGTGGGCCGCTCGGCCGCGGCCGTGCCGCCGCTGGCCGCCATTGCCTACCTGGTGGAGCAGTGCAACACGCTGGAAGACACCGCGTTTTCCAGCGGCATTTGCACCCGCCCGTTCAACCAGCGCATGGCCTGGATGCTGGAGATGTTCGAGCGGGTCGAAGCGCGCCGTCAGGAAGAACGCGATCTGCGGCACACAGCCGACGAGGCGATGCAGGGACAGCGCTTTTCACACTGA
- a CDS encoding phytoene desaturase, with protein MNAFRTPEDLWDLPPASRPAASRPAPDAPHAVVIGSGFGGLASSVRLAAKGWRVTVLEKLDAPGGRACVHRLNGHVFDAGPTIITVPFLFEELWALAGRKFADDIELRALDPFYRIRFDDGDEFNYSGDPDKMRAEVRRISPDDAAGYERFMAEADHCYRLGFEALGDKAFDTVGDLIKASPAIFKMRGWRSLHAMVAAHLKHPKLRMAMSLQSLLIGGNPFSVTCIYSLINALERKYGVHWAVGGTGKLVQGLVSLLQGQGGVLRCNAEVKRIEVDRGVATGVTLASGEHIAADIVVSNADTAWTYRHLVEPQHRRHWTNRKVESGRYSMSLFVWYFGTSRQYNDVPHHMMLLGPRYKELLKDIFRRHKLADDFSLYLHRPTASDASMAPAGHDTFYALAPVPHLDSGTDWVAQAEPYRQAIAEVLDRTVLPGFEQHLSASLLTTPQDFHDRLLSFKGAAFGLEPLLLQSAWFRPHNRSEDVDGLFMVGASTHPGAGVPGVLMSAKALDSVVPDATTWQQHHARKHVSR; from the coding sequence ATGAACGCTTTTCGCACCCCCGAAGACCTGTGGGATTTGCCGCCTGCATCGCGTCCTGCGGCCTCCCGACCCGCACCCGACGCGCCCCATGCGGTGGTCATCGGCAGCGGTTTTGGCGGCCTGGCATCAAGCGTGCGTCTGGCCGCCAAGGGCTGGCGCGTGACGGTGCTGGAGAAGCTCGACGCCCCCGGCGGTCGAGCCTGTGTGCACCGCCTGAACGGCCATGTGTTCGACGCCGGCCCGACCATCATCACCGTGCCGTTCCTGTTTGAAGAGCTGTGGGCGCTGGCCGGACGCAAGTTCGCCGACGACATCGAGCTGCGCGCGCTCGACCCGTTCTACCGCATCCGCTTTGACGACGGCGACGAGTTCAATTACAGCGGTGACCCCGACAAGATGCGCGCCGAGGTGCGCCGCATCAGCCCGGACGATGCGGCGGGCTACGAGCGTTTCATGGCCGAGGCCGACCACTGCTACCGGCTGGGCTTCGAGGCGCTGGGCGACAAGGCCTTTGACACCGTGGGTGATCTCATCAAGGCCAGCCCGGCCATCTTCAAGATGCGCGGCTGGCGCAGCCTGCACGCCATGGTGGCGGCTCACCTGAAGCACCCCAAGCTGCGCATGGCCATGAGCCTGCAGAGTTTGTTGATCGGGGGCAACCCGTTTTCCGTGACCTGCATCTACAGCCTCATCAACGCGCTGGAACGCAAGTACGGCGTGCACTGGGCGGTGGGGGGCACCGGCAAGCTCGTGCAAGGGCTGGTGAGCCTGCTGCAAGGGCAGGGTGGGGTGCTGCGTTGCAACGCCGAGGTGAAACGCATCGAGGTGGACCGTGGCGTGGCCACCGGCGTGACGCTGGCCAGTGGTGAGCACATCGCCGCCGACATCGTGGTGTCGAACGCCGACACCGCCTGGACCTACCGCCACCTGGTGGAGCCGCAGCACCGCCGCCACTGGACCAATCGCAAGGTGGAGAGCGGCCGCTACTCCATGAGCCTGTTCGTCTGGTATTTCGGCACCAGCCGCCAGTACAACGACGTGCCGCACCACATGATGCTGCTGGGCCCGCGCTACAAGGAACTGCTCAAGGACATCTTCCGCCGCCACAAACTGGCCGACGACTTCAGCCTGTACCTGCACCGCCCCACGGCGAGCGACGCTTCCATGGCGCCCGCCGGGCACGACACCTTTTACGCGCTGGCCCCCGTGCCGCACCTGGACAGCGGCACCGACTGGGTCGCCCAGGCCGAGCCCTACCGCCAGGCCATCGCCGAGGTGCTGGACCGCACGGTGCTGCCGGGCTTCGAGCAGCACCTCAGCGCCTCGCTGCTCACCACACCGCAGGACTTTCACGACCGCCTGCTCTCGTTCAAGGGGGCGGCGTTCGGCCTGGAGCCGCTGCTGCTGCAAAGCGCGTGGTTTCGCCCGCACAACCGCAGCGAAGACGTGGACGGCCTCTTCATGGTGGGCGCCAGCACCCACCCCGGTGCCGGTGTGCCGGGGGTGCTGATGTCGGCCAAGGCGCTGGACTCCGTGGTTCCCGATGCAACAACCTGGCAGCAACACCATGCACGCAAACACGTTTCACGCTGA
- the puhE gene encoding putative photosynthetic complex assembly protein PuhE, translated as MSETIAPALFALLCWWFGTGAILWLVRRAPTTFPWTMGLLSVLLLGSLWTTQLSMQDHTVGSAYLAFASVIVMWSWHEMAFLTGWLTGVRRAPLQVGARGWTRFTQSVQAVIWHELALLANFGVLLWLQQDQAGHVAICTFALLWCMRFSAKMNLFLGVPETGEQYLPSHLAYLASYFKRGPLTPFYYLAVGLSCAVWAWMVWQVSSGTATITTGWILLAALLGLAIVEHVIMAFPTPMQKLWGWAMSRSPVIKPEKA; from the coding sequence ATGAGCGAAACGATCGCCCCCGCACTGTTTGCACTGCTGTGCTGGTGGTTCGGTACGGGTGCCATCTTGTGGCTGGTGCGCAGGGCACCCACCACGTTTCCCTGGACGATGGGACTGCTCAGCGTCTTGCTGCTTGGCAGCCTGTGGACCACCCAGCTCAGCATGCAGGACCACACGGTGGGCAGCGCCTACCTGGCGTTTGCCAGCGTGATCGTGATGTGGAGCTGGCACGAGATGGCCTTTCTCACCGGCTGGCTCACCGGCGTGCGCCGCGCGCCGCTGCAGGTCGGGGCACGCGGCTGGACACGTTTCACGCAGTCGGTGCAGGCCGTCATCTGGCACGAGCTGGCCCTGCTGGCCAACTTCGGTGTGTTGCTGTGGCTGCAGCAGGATCAGGCAGGGCACGTGGCAATCTGCACCTTTGCCTTGCTGTGGTGCATGCGCTTCTCGGCCAAGATGAACCTCTTTCTGGGTGTGCCCGAGACCGGCGAGCAGTACCTGCCCAGCCATCTGGCGTACCTGGCCAGCTACTTCAAACGCGGCCCGCTCACGCCGTTCTATTACCTCGCGGTGGGCCTCTCGTGCGCCGTCTGGGCCTGGATGGTGTGGCAGGTGTCCAGCGGCACCGCCACCATCACCACCGGCTGGATCTTGCTGGCGGCCCTGCTGGGCCTGGCCATCGTTGAACACGTGATCATGGCGTTTCCCACGCCCATGCAGAAACTCTGGGGCTGGGCCATGTCGCGCAGCCCGGTGATCAAACCGGAAAAAGCATGA
- the acsF gene encoding magnesium-protoporphyrin IX monomethyl ester (oxidative) cyclase, with product MITTTASADIDHVAMLMDTVESAEDANARAVKNTVLSPRFYTTDFKAMDALDISRVRADWDVMMKEYEGDNNHDHFQRDAAFAEEVRTLMPQLSPEMRQEFLDFLISSLTSEFSGCILYNEIRKNVSNPDIKQLMTYMARDESRHAGFINQSLKDFNLGIDLGSLKRNKAYTYFKPKYIFYATYLSEKIGYARYITIFRQLERHPDKRFHPIFRWFERWCNDEFRHGESFALIMRSQPELLQGVNKLWIRFFILAVYATMYVRDHTRPLLHEAMGLESSTYDFDVFRITNDICRQVFPVEVDIDHPAFRQGLERLLAISLAADRAKKRGGLLGKLQVAGCAAQAAFTFGRLYLLPVKKQELPQTIRMEPVW from the coding sequence ATGATCACAACGACCGCCAGCGCCGACATTGACCACGTGGCCATGCTCATGGACACGGTGGAGAGCGCCGAAGACGCCAACGCCAGGGCCGTGAAGAACACGGTGCTGTCGCCGCGCTTCTACACCACCGATTTCAAGGCCATGGACGCACTCGACATCTCCCGCGTGCGCGCCGACTGGGACGTGATGATGAAGGAGTACGAGGGCGACAACAACCACGACCACTTCCAGCGCGACGCCGCGTTTGCCGAGGAAGTGCGCACGCTCATGCCGCAGCTCTCGCCCGAGATGCGCCAGGAGTTCCTGGACTTCCTCATCAGCTCGCTGACCTCGGAGTTCTCTGGTTGCATCCTCTACAACGAGATCCGCAAGAACGTCAGCAACCCCGACATCAAGCAGCTCATGACCTACATGGCGCGCGACGAATCGCGCCACGCCGGCTTCATCAACCAGTCGCTCAAAGATTTCAACCTCGGCATCGACCTGGGCAGCCTCAAACGCAACAAGGCCTACACCTACTTCAAGCCCAAGTACATCTTCTACGCCACCTACCTGAGCGAGAAGATCGGCTACGCGCGCTACATCACTATCTTCCGCCAGCTCGAACGCCACCCCGACAAGCGTTTCCACCCCATCTTTCGCTGGTTCGAGCGCTGGTGCAACGACGAATTCCGCCACGGCGAATCCTTCGCGCTCATCATGCGTTCGCAACCCGAGCTTCTGCAGGGCGTGAACAAGCTCTGGATCCGCTTTTTCATCCTGGCCGTCTACGCCACCATGTACGTGCGCGACCACACGCGCCCGCTGTTGCACGAGGCCATGGGCCTGGAGTCCAGCACCTATGACTTTGATGTGTTCCGCATCACCAACGACATCTGCCGCCAGGTGTTCCCGGTGGAGGTGGACATCGACCATCCAGCGTTCCGCCAGGGTCTGGAGCGCCTGTTGGCGATTTCGCTGGCCGCCGACCGCGCCAAGAAGCGCGGTGGCCTGCTCGGCAAGCTGCAGGTGGCGGGCTGTGCAGCGCAGGCGGCGTTCACCTTTGGCCGGCTGTACCTGTTGCCGGTGAAGAAGCAGGAACTGCCGCAGACGATTCGCATGGAACCGGTCTGGTGA
- the puhC gene encoding photosynthetic complex assembly protein PuhC, translating to MSTHHHPSPLGTDTPWPIWALGIFLLVVLAGVTLQMKVVGAAPAQAHEAVQWERQLSFVGQSNGDIAVLDAGTKQEVARFQGEQGFLRGSLRALNRERKRNGMSPDLPFQLTGHVDGRITLLDTATGQRLSLESFGPTNSAVFSQLQWARPAS from the coding sequence ATGAGCACCCACCACCATCCGTCTCCCCTGGGCACCGACACCCCCTGGCCGATCTGGGCGCTGGGCATCTTCTTGCTGGTGGTCCTGGCGGGTGTGACGCTGCAGATGAAGGTGGTTGGCGCGGCCCCGGCTCAGGCCCACGAAGCGGTGCAGTGGGAGCGCCAGTTGTCGTTCGTGGGCCAGTCCAATGGCGACATCGCGGTGCTTGACGCGGGCACGAAGCAGGAAGTGGCGCGCTTCCAGGGTGAGCAGGGCTTTCTGCGTGGCAGCCTTCGCGCGCTCAACCGCGAGCGCAAGCGCAACGGCATGAGCCCGGACCTGCCGTTCCAGCTCACCGGTCATGTGGATGGCCGCATCACACTGCTCGACACCGCCACCGGCCAGCGCCTGAGCCTGGAGTCTTTCGGCCCGACCAACTCGGCCGTGTTCTCGCAGCTGCAGTGGGCCAGGCCCGCCTCATGA
- the puhB gene encoding photosynthetic complex putative assembly protein PuhB, giving the protein MNAHHEHEFEAAPGLPEPLPQGERLLWQGSPDWRTLAIHAFHMRKLAIYFAGMLGLQWLYLLGEPGGAVLMPLFTSATLATVALGLLSLTAWFSARTTLYTLTDRRILMRIGIVLTLTFNLPLRKLAAAAIRPQAGGHGDIALTLTGEDRIAWLNLWPHARPWLLRQPQPSLRCVNDAQKVGELIVQAWSARNADAMAIVGGPSPAPVRQPRELATATA; this is encoded by the coding sequence GTGAACGCGCACCACGAACACGAATTCGAGGCCGCGCCCGGCCTGCCCGAGCCGCTGCCGCAAGGCGAGCGCCTGCTCTGGCAGGGCAGCCCCGACTGGCGCACCCTGGCCATCCACGCCTTTCATATGCGCAAGCTCGCCATCTACTTCGCCGGCATGCTGGGCTTGCAGTGGCTGTATTTGCTGGGTGAGCCCGGCGGTGCGGTGCTCATGCCGCTGTTCACCAGCGCGACGCTGGCCACGGTGGCCCTGGGGCTGCTGTCGCTCACGGCCTGGTTCTCCGCGCGCACCACCCTCTACACCCTGACCGACCGCCGCATCCTCATGCGCATCGGCATCGTGCTCACGCTCACCTTCAACCTGCCGCTGCGCAAGCTCGCCGCTGCCGCCATCCGCCCGCAAGCCGGCGGCCATGGCGACATCGCGCTGACCTTGACCGGGGAAGACCGCATTGCGTGGCTCAACCTCTGGCCGCATGCACGCCCCTGGCTGCTCAGGCAGCCGCAGCCCAGTCTGCGCTGTGTGAACGACGCCCAGAAGGTTGGTGAGCTGATCGTGCAGGCCTGGAGTGCCCGCAACGCCGATGCCATGGCCATCGTGGGCGGCCCCAGCCCGGCACCAGTGCGCCAGCCGCGCGAGCTCGCGACCGCCACGGCCTGA
- the puhA gene encoding photosynthetic reaction center subunit H yields the protein MDTGAITQYVDVAQLVLYAFWIFFFGLIYYLQRESHREGYPMDPGRENGPVTPGWPTAQPKSYELEDGRTFFAPDPNRADGAYSATPTHRWAGSPLDPVGDPMLAGVGPGAWAARADIPDMTHEGQAKIVPLRAAADHGVARQDTDPRGLVVYGADKEVAGVVKDMWVDKSEMMFRYIEVDLKSGGSVLLPVNFSRIRKDGVSVHAILAEQFAGVPKTRNPDQVTLLEEEKIVAYYGAGLLYATPQRMEPML from the coding sequence ATGGATACAGGCGCAATCACCCAGTACGTCGACGTCGCACAACTCGTGCTTTACGCGTTCTGGATTTTCTTCTTTGGATTGATTTACTACCTCCAGCGAGAGAGCCACCGCGAGGGCTACCCGATGGACCCCGGCCGTGAAAACGGCCCCGTGACGCCGGGCTGGCCCACCGCCCAGCCCAAGAGCTACGAGCTCGAAGACGGCCGCACGTTTTTTGCGCCCGACCCGAACCGCGCCGACGGCGCCTACTCGGCCACGCCGACGCACCGCTGGGCTGGCTCGCCGCTGGACCCGGTGGGCGATCCGATGCTCGCCGGTGTGGGCCCGGGCGCCTGGGCTGCCCGCGCCGACATCCCCGACATGACGCACGAGGGCCAGGCCAAGATCGTTCCCCTGCGTGCGGCCGCCGACCACGGTGTGGCCCGGCAAGACACCGATCCACGCGGTCTGGTGGTCTATGGCGCCGACAAGGAAGTCGCCGGCGTCGTCAAGGACATGTGGGTCGACAAGTCGGAAATGATGTTTCGCTACATCGAGGTTGATCTCAAGAGCGGTGGCTCGGTGCTGCTGCCGGTGAACTTCTCGCGCATCCGCAAAGACGGCGTGAGCGTGCACGCCATCCTGGCCGAGCAGTTCGCCGGCGTGCCCAAGACGCGCAACCCCGATCAGGTGACGCTGCTGGAAGAAGAAAAGATCGTCGCCTACTACGGCGCCGGTCTGCTGTACGCCACGCCCCAGCGCATGGAGCCCATGCTGTGA
- a CDS encoding BCD family MFS transporter: MNLSRMLSPAWAMNITRRYAPFADAASSDLPLGRLLRLSLFQASIGITIALLVGTLNRVMIVELNVPAWWVALSVALPLVFAPLRALIGYRSDTHPSALGLKRMPYMWIGTLLMFGGLAIMPFALLLLTVTDASVWAGRIGAALAFLLVGAGMQITQTAGMALASDLSPEDKRPRVVALLYSTLLVGMILGSALLGFVLIDFTPTRLVQVVQGAAVLVAVLNITSLWKQEPRQARRGAREAQGFSRSWARLMAIPKIKRFLWTVGLGTVAFNMQDIVLEPYGGQVLGLNVSLTSSLTAMSAGGALLAFVLSARFMSRGLDTIRLAAIGALLGLPAFACVIFSAPLNSAHLFQFGAALIGFSGGLFSVSMLLTAMALPERELTGLVLGAWGAVQATAGGLSMALGGVLRDVVSSLAAHGWLGEVLNSPVTGYSFVFHLEIYLLFAVLIALGPLVRRSTPAAASHPRPIGLAELPG; the protein is encoded by the coding sequence GTGAACCTGAGCCGGATGCTCTCCCCCGCCTGGGCGATGAACATCACCCGGCGGTACGCCCCGTTTGCGGATGCGGCGTCCAGCGACCTGCCGCTGGGCCGCTTGCTGCGCCTGTCTTTGTTCCAGGCCTCCATCGGCATCACCATCGCTTTGCTGGTGGGCACGCTCAACCGCGTGATGATCGTTGAGCTGAACGTGCCGGCCTGGTGGGTGGCGCTGTCGGTGGCGCTGCCGCTGGTGTTCGCTCCGCTGCGCGCGCTCATCGGCTACCGAAGCGACACGCATCCCTCGGCCCTGGGCTTGAAGCGCATGCCCTACATGTGGATCGGCACGCTGCTCATGTTCGGCGGGCTGGCCATCATGCCGTTTGCCTTGTTGCTGCTGACCGTGACGGACGCCAGCGTGTGGGCCGGGCGCATCGGCGCGGCCCTGGCCTTCCTGCTGGTGGGCGCGGGCATGCAGATCACCCAGACCGCCGGCATGGCGCTGGCCAGCGACCTCTCGCCCGAAGACAAGCGCCCGCGCGTGGTGGCCTTGCTCTACAGCACGCTGCTGGTGGGCATGATCCTGGGCAGCGCGCTGCTGGGTTTTGTGCTGATCGACTTCACGCCCACGCGCCTGGTGCAGGTGGTGCAGGGTGCCGCGGTGCTGGTGGCCGTGCTCAACATCACCTCGCTGTGGAAACAGGAACCCCGCCAGGCCCGCCGCGGTGCGCGCGAGGCGCAAGGCTTCTCGCGCAGCTGGGCAAGGTTGATGGCGATCCCGAAGATCAAGCGCTTCCTGTGGACCGTGGGCCTGGGCACCGTTGCGTTCAACATGCAGGACATCGTGCTGGAGCCTTACGGCGGCCAGGTGCTGGGGCTCAACGTGAGCCTCACCAGTTCGCTCACTGCCATGAGCGCGGGCGGTGCCTTGCTGGCCTTCGTGCTGTCGGCGCGCTTCATGTCGCGCGGCCTGGACACCATCCGCCTGGCGGCCATCGGCGCCTTGCTCGGCCTGCCGGCCTTTGCCTGCGTGATCTTCTCGGCCCCGTTGAACTCGGCCCACCTGTTCCAGTTCGGCGCGGCGCTCATCGGCTTCTCGGGCGGCCTGTTCTCGGTGAGCATGTTGCTAACCGCCATGGCCTTGCCCGAGCGTGAGCTCACCGGCCTGGTGCTGGGTGCCTGGGGTGCCGTGCAGGCCACGGCGGGTGGCCTGTCCATGGCCCTGGGTGGCGTGCTGCGCGACGTGGTGTCCAGCCTGGCCGCCCACGGCTGGCTCGGTGAAGTCCTCAATTCGCCGGTCACGGGCTACAGCTTCGTGTTCCACCTGGAAATCTATCTGCTCTTCGCGGTGCTCATCGCGCTGGGCCCCCTGGTGCGCCGCTCCACGCCGGCCGCCGCGTCCCATCCCCGCCCCATTGGCCTGGCCGAGTTGCCAGGTTGA
- the bchM gene encoding magnesium protoporphyrin IX methyltransferase, which translates to MKTSNANYIERRSEIENYFDRTAAQAWERLTSTAPVGRIRASVRAGRDEMRGTLLGWLPQDMRGLRVLDAGCGTGALALEAMQRGAEVVAIDLSPTLVQLGRERNATLTPNGRGGSITYLSGDMLDDALGEFDHVVAMDSVIHYDTPDIAHAIQRLAARTRASVLFTIAPSSPLLSVAHSLGRFFPRSDRSPALTPVSQARLRALLLQGLGSRGWTEGRTQRVSGGFYTSQAWEWTR; encoded by the coding sequence ATGAAAACCTCCAACGCCAACTACATCGAGCGCCGCTCGGAGATCGAAAACTACTTCGATCGCACCGCCGCCCAGGCCTGGGAGCGACTCACCTCCACCGCGCCGGTGGGGCGCATCCGCGCTTCGGTGCGCGCCGGGCGCGACGAGATGCGGGGCACGCTGCTGGGCTGGTTGCCACAAGACATGCGCGGCCTGCGCGTGCTTGATGCCGGCTGCGGCACTGGCGCGCTGGCCCTGGAGGCCATGCAGCGCGGTGCAGAGGTGGTGGCCATCGACCTCTCGCCCACACTGGTGCAGCTGGGCCGCGAACGCAACGCCACGCTCACCCCCAACGGGCGCGGCGGCAGCATCACCTACCTCTCGGGCGACATGCTGGACGATGCGTTGGGCGAGTTCGACCACGTGGTGGCCATGGACTCGGTGATCCACTACGACACGCCCGACATCGCCCACGCCATCCAGCGCCTGGCCGCACGCACGCGCGCCAGCGTGCTCTTCACCATCGCGCCCAGCAGCCCGCTGCTGAGCGTGGCGCACAGCCTGGGCCGCTTCTTCCCCCGCAGCGACCGCTCGCCCGCGCTCACCCCCGTGTCGCAAGCCCGACTGCGCGCCTTGCTGCTGCAAGGTCTCGGCAGCCGCGGCTGGACCGAGGGCCGCACCCAGCGCGTCTCCGGCGGCTTCTACACCTCGCAAGCCTGGGAGTGGACGCGGTGA
- the bchL gene encoding ferredoxin:protochlorophyllide reductase (ATP-dependent) iron-sulfur ATP-binding protein, with the protein MMETSVPLTDLRRASGRSSREDGEGSLQVQLDPSLKIGNAKVFAIYGKGGIGKSTTSSNLSAAFSHLGKRVLQIGCDPKHDSTFTLTKKMLPTVIDVLETVDFHAEELRVEDFVFPGYNGVMCVEAGGPPAGTGCGGYVVGQTVKLLKEHHLLEDTDVVIFDVLGDVVCGGFAAPLQHADRALIVTANDFDSIFAMNRIVQAIGAKAKNYNVRLGGVIANRSAATDQIDKYNNQIGLKLAAHFPDLDVIRRSRLKKSTLFEMETSPELEAVKKEYMRLAASLWLGVEPLAAVPMKDRDIFDLLGFD; encoded by the coding sequence ATGATGGAAACCAGCGTTCCCCTGACCGACCTGAGGCGTGCCTCCGGACGGTCCAGCCGTGAAGACGGGGAGGGCAGCCTTCAGGTCCAGCTCGACCCCTCGCTCAAGATCGGCAATGCCAAGGTCTTTGCCATCTACGGCAAGGGCGGCATCGGCAAGAGCACCACGAGCTCCAACCTCTCGGCCGCGTTTTCCCACCTGGGCAAACGCGTGCTGCAGATCGGCTGCGACCCCAAGCACGACAGCACCTTCACCCTGACCAAGAAGATGCTGCCCACCGTGATCGACGTGCTGGAGACGGTGGACTTCCACGCCGAGGAACTGCGCGTGGAGGACTTTGTGTTCCCCGGCTACAACGGCGTGATGTGCGTGGAGGCCGGTGGCCCACCCGCGGGCACCGGCTGCGGTGGCTATGTGGTCGGCCAGACCGTGAAGCTGCTGAAGGAACACCACCTGCTCGAAGACACCGACGTGGTGATCTTCGACGTGCTGGGCGACGTGGTGTGTGGTGGCTTTGCCGCGCCGCTGCAGCACGCCGACCGCGCACTCATCGTCACCGCCAACGACTTCGATTCGATCTTCGCGATGAACCGCATCGTGCAGGCCATCGGCGCCAAGGCGAAGAACTACAACGTGCGCCTGGGCGGTGTGATCGCCAACCGCAGCGCCGCCACCGACCAGATCGACAAGTACAACAACCAGATCGGTCTGAAGCTCGCTGCGCACTTCCCCGACCTGGACGTGATCCGCCGCAGCCGCTTGAAAAAGAGCACCTTGTTCGAGATGGAAACCTCGCCCGAACTCGAAGCGGTAAAGAAGGAATACATGCGCCTGGCCGCCTCGCTCTGGCTGGGTGTGGAGCCGCTGGCGGCCGTGCCCATGAAGGACCGCGACATCTTCGATCTGCTCGGATTCGACTGA